The stretch of DNA GCCGATGTCCAGCACCCACAACCAGCGCCCGCTTTTGCTGCGCATGCGGTACTCGGCGCGGTACTCCTCGACTTCGTTGTTCAGGTGCGCCCTGAGCCTGGCCATGACCGGCTCATGGTCCTGGGGATGAACCAGGCAGGCCCAGCGATCCAGGCCATTGCCAAAGGTCTGGTCCAGCTCCTCCTTGCTGTAGCCGAGGATCCGCAGCCAGACATCGTTATTGATGACGATCCCCAGGCTGACGTTCCAGTCCCACAGCCCCAGCGCGCCGCTTTGCAGGGCCATGTCCAGGCGTCGCTCGCTTTGCTCGATCCGCGCCACATCGGCCTTGTGCCGCCGGGCATCGGCCAGGCGTCGCAGGCCGCCCCACAGCAACAGCAGGAACACCACCGCGCTCAAGCCCTTGATCAGCAGCACCTGCTCGGCCGGCAGCACCGTATCCAGGTCGCCCAGGGTGACCAGGGTCCAGGGACCGCTGGGATCATTCCAGTCGAAATCGACCCGGGACAGGCTGTAGCGCCGGCCGTCCAGCTTGACCTGCGGCTGACGGGTATCGAACGGCAAGCGCTCGGGCACCCCGTGGGCGAACGGGTAGTCGCCGAACTGGCGGCGGATCTCGCCGCCGAATTCACGCAGCGACCAGGCGCGATCGGCCTTGAGCAGAAAATCCGGGGTGCTGGCGGCCAGCACCACGCCGCTGGGCGACAGGATCATTTTCAGGTCGTCGCCATACTGCTTGCTCAGGTTGGTGTCGAGCATCTTGCCGTCGAAACGCGCCACCAGGACCCCGATCACCTGGTCCTGGCGCGTGCGCGACTCGTAGACCGGGACCGCCATGTAGAACATGCGGGTGCCGGTGGTGACGCTGATCGCGCCATAGACGCTGCTGCCGCCGTTGAGCGCCACCTTGAAGTACGGCCGGAAGGCCACATTCAGCCCCAGCGGCGCCTGGCCCTGGTGATCGTGGGCCGCCACCACCACCCCGTCGCGGTTGAGGACAAAGGCGTGGTTGGCGCCCACCACCATCGACAGCGTCTTCAACGGGATCGCCGCCTGCGCCATCAATTCCGCGGAGGGCTCGCGCTCCAGGATCACCCGTTTCAGCGAGGGGTTGTGGCGCCCCAGGATCGACAGCGCGCCAATGGCAAAACCGTCGGACTTCCACTGCTGCAGATCCGCCGCGTACTCCTGGGTCTGCATCTCGATACTGGCCTGGTAGACGTCCTCGACCTGCAGGCGGTAGTAGTTGCCCAGCGCCACCGCGGCACCGACCGCGAGCACCACGCCCAGGGCGTAGCAACACCGTCTGTGGCTGTCGAAGAAGTTGGTTAGCCTGTGCAACACCTCGCCCCTTTACCTGATAAACCCGTGCGCATACGCCTGTGCCCTGACAAACAGCTCAACGCGCCGCCAGCCGGCGTGGAAACTCCGGCGGCAGGAAATCGCGGTCGGGATCGTAGTCGGCCTTGAGGTAATCACCAAGCGCCTTGAGGTCCTGGGGCGACAAGGTTCCCACCGACTGCTTGAGCCGCAGGGTGTCGAGAATGTAGTCATAACGGCTGTCGTTGTACTGGCGCACGGCGTTATACAACTGGCGCTGGGCTTCCAGCACATCGACGATATTGCGGGTGCCGACCTGGAAGCCCAGCTGCGAGGCCAGCACCGCGCCCTGGTTGGAGATGATCGACTGGCGCCGGGCCTTGACCTGATCGACGCCGCTGTTGAGGCCGCGATGCAGGTTGCGGGTCTGCTCCACCACCTGGCGCCGCAGGTTGTCGTTGAGGTACTCGCGCTGGTTCATCCGCTGGTGGGCCTCGCGCACCTGGGAAGAGGTCTGGCCGCCGCTGAACAACGGAATGTTCAACTGCAGGCCGACGGAGCGCTGCTCGACATTGCCGCCGTAGCCGCTGCCACGGATATCGCTGTTGCCATACCCCAGGTTGTCGTTGTCGCCGGTCTGGTAACGCAGCACCGCGTCCAGGGTCGGCGCGTGCCCGGCCTTGCGCGCGCTCAGGGTCTGCTGCGTCGCGTCCAGGGCTTGCTGGCTGGCCAGCAGGGTCAGGTTCTGGCGCACCGCGGTATCGACCCAGCGCCGGGCATCGTTGGGCTCGGGCAACAAGATCGGCATGTCATGCCGCACGCCCTGGATCGCCGCGTATTGCTGGTGCGTCAGGGTGTCCAGGGCTTCGAAGGCATCGTCGGTGCGCTTCTGCGCGACGATCCGGTTGGCCCGCGCGGTGTCATGCCCGGCCTCGGCCTGGAGCACATCGGTACGGTCCGACAGGCCCAGCTGCAAACCCTTCTCGGCCAGTTCCAGCTGGCGCTTGAGCGCCGCCTCTTCCGCCTTGGCCGCCGCCAGGGCGTCCTGGGCCTTGAGCAGGCCGAAATAGGCCTGGGCGCTGTCGAGCATCAGTTTCTGTTCGGCTGCCGCCAGCTCCAGCTGGGCCTGCTGGTCCTCGGCTTCAGCGGCCTTGAGGCTGAACCAGCGATCGGCACGGAAGATCGGCTGGTTCAGCACCGCCTGGTAGCTGGTGCCGCTGCGCCGGGTGTCCTGCCGTGGCTGTTGCAGGGAGGTGCTGGTGCCGTTCAGCTCGGCGCTGGCCGACAGCGTGGGCAGCAGCCCGGCCCGGGCCTGGGGCACCGCCTCGGCGCGGGCGGCCTGGTCGGCACGGGCCGCCGCCAGCTCGCTGTTGTTGTGCTGGGCATC from Pseudomonas chlororaphis subsp. chlororaphis encodes:
- a CDS encoding TolC family outer membrane protein; the encoded protein is MTNPMISRQRALAGWLPVLLSLAALPAASLAVAAEQPRQALPSDLWRVYLDAQHNNSELAAARADQAARAEAVPQARAGLLPTLSASAELNGTSTSLQQPRQDTRRSGTSYQAVLNQPIFRADRWFSLKAAEAEDQQAQLELAAAEQKLMLDSAQAYFGLLKAQDALAAAKAEEAALKRQLELAEKGLQLGLSDRTDVLQAEAGHDTARANRIVAQKRTDDAFEALDTLTHQQYAAIQGVRHDMPILLPEPNDARRWVDTAVRQNLTLLASQQALDATQQTLSARKAGHAPTLDAVLRYQTGDNDNLGYGNSDIRGSGYGGNVEQRSVGLQLNIPLFSGGQTSSQVREAHQRMNQREYLNDNLRRQVVEQTRNLHRGLNSGVDQVKARRQSIISNQGAVLASQLGFQVGTRNIVDVLEAQRQLYNAVRQYNDSRYDYILDTLRLKQSVGTLSPQDLKALGDYLKADYDPDRDFLPPEFPRRLAAR